From a region of the Toxotes jaculatrix isolate fToxJac2 chromosome 7, fToxJac2.pri, whole genome shotgun sequence genome:
- the znf366 gene encoding zinc finger protein 366 isoform X2 produces the protein METDRVNYSPGRTPPLRDELRQASQHNFYLSPPPLYIKPPKFSPPRYPSISPTRDTYSMFSPAFFPMLGPSYTQKEGSQKRKRTPFKMDAEGGESPDRKPEEAEESSSKKTVDLSHIPFSLPSRPIPSASPKPHPGMIELNRLQLHHRSPGMNLPAQVKQEPLSPSPVWPPSPFLLQPPYFPPLHHSLLPYPFFMPGPVMHLSPGTFYPREDLRTSHRTRDGAPRSGMTSAEKLGLNIHVDDSYYVDVGGDQKRWKCRMCDKSYTSKYNLVTHILGHNGIKPHGCHLCGKLFKQLSHLHTHLLTHQGMRPHKCQVCHKAFTQTSHLKRHMMQHSDVKPYSCGVCGRGFAYPSELRAHELKHEKGQENVCVECGLDFPTLAQLKRHLTAHRGPTLYRCAECQKTFQYPSQLQNHMMKHKDIRPYICSECGMEFIQSHHLKQHTLTHKLCGKEFNRMHNLMGHMHLHSDSKPFKCLYCPSKFTLKGNLTRHMKVKHGVMDRGLDERLFRQRGRFCLTTQMGLLTHFSQEEPFDLSQKQPGMPSLRLSQSDGESVPGSSCQEEDEESLYRRSQYSPEVDQHEPAGEDQYIPELEDGGQGSPEELRPGEKQKQMYQQSLDDETFERESAAEGQSVAPRDDQVHLLQSETSYESDLEQGEQAYHHETGCRQSDDYDSDSELEDHHQELDEPDQSKQQLRGFYEAAIDMAERRQNSLETDEVGHRSHTGEIVSPQDEEEDNECEKVGEE, from the exons ATGGAAACAGACAGAGTAAATTATTCACCAGGAAGAACTCCTCCTCTCAGAGATGAACTAAGACAAGCATCTCAGCACAATTTCTACTTGAGCCCCCCTCCGCTCTATATCAAGCCCCCAAAATTCTCCCCTCCCAGATACCCAAGCATATCACCCACCAGAGACACCTACAGCATGTTCAGCCCTGCTTTCTTTCCCATGCTCGGCCCTAGTTACACCCAAAAGGAGGGATCCCAAAAACGCAAAAGAACTCCTTTCAAAATGGACGCCGAAGGAGGTGAATCTCCTGACAGAAAACCAGAGGAGGCAGAAGAAAGCAGTAGTAAGAAGACAGTAGACCTCTCCCACATCCCCTTCTCCCTCCCATCTCGCCCCATTCCTTCCGCATCTCCAAAACCCCACCCTGGTATGATTGAGCTCAACAGACTACAGCTTCATCACAGGTCACCAGGTATGAATCTACCTGCGCAGGTGAAACAGGAGCCCCTCAGTCCTTCCCCTGTTTGgcctccctctcctttccttctccaaCCTCCGTACTTCCCACCTCTCCATCACAGCCTCCTTCCATACCCCTTCTTCATGCCTGGGCCTGTCATGCACCTCTCCCCTGGCACTTTCTACCCCAGAGAGGACCTCCGAACCAGTCATCGTACCCGTGACGGAGCTCCTCGAAGTGGAATGACCAGCGCTGAGAAGCTTGGGCTCAACATCCATGTAGATGACAGCTATTATGTTGATGTCGGAGGTGACCAAAAGCGATGGAAGTGTCGTATGTGTGACAAATCCTACACCTCCAAGTACAACCTGGTCACGCACATCCTGGGTCACAATGGTATCAAGCCACATGGATGCCACCTGTGCGGGAAGCTTTTCAAGCAGCTGagtcacctgcacacacacctgctcaccCATCAGGGCATGAGGCCCCACAAGTGCCAGGTGTGCCACAAGGCCTTCACCCAGACCAGCCACCTGAAGAGACACATGATGCAGCACAGTGACGTGAAGCCATACAG CTGCGGTGTGTGTGGTCGAGGCTTCGCTTACCCCAGTGAGCTTCGTGCCCACGAACTGAAGCATGAAAAAGGCCAGGAGAATGTATGCGTGGAGTGTGGCTTGGACTTCCCCACACTGGCTCAGCTTAAGAGGCACCTTACTGCCCATCGTGGCCCCACCCTCTACCG GTGTGCAGAGTGCCAGAAGACTTTCCAGTACCCGAGTCAGCTTCAGAACCACAtgatgaaacacaaagacatcaGACCGTACATCTGCAGTGAGTGTGGGATGGAGTTCATCCAGTCACACCACCTGAAACAGCACACGCTCACTCACAAA CTTTGTGGGAAGGAGTTCAACAGGATGCATAACCTAATGGGTCACATGCATCTCCACTCAGATAGCAAACCCTTCAAATGCCTCTACTGCCCAAGCAAGTTCACACTGAAGGGAAACCTCACCAGACACATGAAGGTCAAACACGGCGTCATGGACAGAGGGCTGGATGAAAGAT TGTTTAGGCAAAGGGGGCGATTCTGCCTGACCACTCAAATGGGTCTCCTCACCCACTTCAGCCAAGAGGAGCCGTTTGACCTTTCCCAGAAGCAGCCGGGCATGCCCAGCCTCCGTCTTTCCCAATCAGATGGTGAGAGTGTCCCAGGAAGCTCATgtcaggaggaggatgaagagagtTTGTATAGAAGGAGCCAGTACAGTCCTGAGGTGGATCAACATGAGCCAGCAGGCGAGGATCAGTACATCCCTGAGCTGGAGGATGGAGGACAGGGATCTCCTGAGGAACTAAGGCCAggggagaaacagaaacaaatgtacCAGCAAAGTTTAGATGATGAGACGTTTGAGAGGgagtcagcagcagagggacAATCGGTAGCTCCCAGAGATGACCAGGTGCACCTCTTACAGTCAGAGACATCCTATGAATCTGATTTAGAGCAAGGTGAGCAGGCGTACCACCATGAAACAGGCTGTAGACAGTCAGATGACTATGACTCTGATTCAGAGCTAGAAGATCATCATCAAGAGCTAGATGAGCCAGAtcaaagcaaacagcagctgcGTGGCTTTTATGAGGCAGCCATTGATatggcagagaggagacagaacagTTTGGAGACAGATGAAGTGGGTCACCgctcacacacaggtgaaattGTCAGTCcacaggatgaagaagaagacaatGAATGTGAAAAAGTAGGGGAAGAATGA
- the znf366 gene encoding zinc finger protein 366 isoform X1 — METDRVNYSPGRTPPLRDELRQASQHNFYLSPPPLYIKPPKFSPPRYPSISPTRDTYSMFSPAFFPMLGPSYTQKEGSQKRKRTPFKMDAEGGESPDRKPEEAEESSSKKTVDLSHIPFSLPSRPIPSASPKPHPGMIELNRLQLHHRSPGMNLPAQVKQEPLSPSPVWPPSPFLLQPPYFPPLHHSLLPYPFFMPGPVMHLSPGTFYPREDLRTSHRTRDGAPRSGMTSAEKLGLNIHVDDSYYVDVGGDQKRWKCRMCDKSYTSKYNLVTHILGHNGIKPHGCHLCGKLFKQLSHLHTHLLTHQGMRPHKCQVCHKAFTQTSHLKRHMMQHSDVKPYSCGVCGRGFAYPSELRAHELKHEKGQENVCVECGLDFPTLAQLKRHLTAHRGPTLYRCAECQKTFQYPSQLQNHMMKHKDIRPYICSECGMEFIQSHHLKQHTLTHKGVKEHKCRICGREFTLLANMKRHVLIHTNVRAYQCHMCFKSFVQKQTLKAHMIVHSDIKPYKCKLCGKEFNRMHNLMGHMHLHSDSKPFKCLYCPSKFTLKGNLTRHMKVKHGVMDRGLDERLFRQRGRFCLTTQMGLLTHFSQEEPFDLSQKQPGMPSLRLSQSDGESVPGSSCQEEDEESLYRRSQYSPEVDQHEPAGEDQYIPELEDGGQGSPEELRPGEKQKQMYQQSLDDETFERESAAEGQSVAPRDDQVHLLQSETSYESDLEQGEQAYHHETGCRQSDDYDSDSELEDHHQELDEPDQSKQQLRGFYEAAIDMAERRQNSLETDEVGHRSHTGEIVSPQDEEEDNECEKVGEE; from the exons ATGGAAACAGACAGAGTAAATTATTCACCAGGAAGAACTCCTCCTCTCAGAGATGAACTAAGACAAGCATCTCAGCACAATTTCTACTTGAGCCCCCCTCCGCTCTATATCAAGCCCCCAAAATTCTCCCCTCCCAGATACCCAAGCATATCACCCACCAGAGACACCTACAGCATGTTCAGCCCTGCTTTCTTTCCCATGCTCGGCCCTAGTTACACCCAAAAGGAGGGATCCCAAAAACGCAAAAGAACTCCTTTCAAAATGGACGCCGAAGGAGGTGAATCTCCTGACAGAAAACCAGAGGAGGCAGAAGAAAGCAGTAGTAAGAAGACAGTAGACCTCTCCCACATCCCCTTCTCCCTCCCATCTCGCCCCATTCCTTCCGCATCTCCAAAACCCCACCCTGGTATGATTGAGCTCAACAGACTACAGCTTCATCACAGGTCACCAGGTATGAATCTACCTGCGCAGGTGAAACAGGAGCCCCTCAGTCCTTCCCCTGTTTGgcctccctctcctttccttctccaaCCTCCGTACTTCCCACCTCTCCATCACAGCCTCCTTCCATACCCCTTCTTCATGCCTGGGCCTGTCATGCACCTCTCCCCTGGCACTTTCTACCCCAGAGAGGACCTCCGAACCAGTCATCGTACCCGTGACGGAGCTCCTCGAAGTGGAATGACCAGCGCTGAGAAGCTTGGGCTCAACATCCATGTAGATGACAGCTATTATGTTGATGTCGGAGGTGACCAAAAGCGATGGAAGTGTCGTATGTGTGACAAATCCTACACCTCCAAGTACAACCTGGTCACGCACATCCTGGGTCACAATGGTATCAAGCCACATGGATGCCACCTGTGCGGGAAGCTTTTCAAGCAGCTGagtcacctgcacacacacctgctcaccCATCAGGGCATGAGGCCCCACAAGTGCCAGGTGTGCCACAAGGCCTTCACCCAGACCAGCCACCTGAAGAGACACATGATGCAGCACAGTGACGTGAAGCCATACAG CTGCGGTGTGTGTGGTCGAGGCTTCGCTTACCCCAGTGAGCTTCGTGCCCACGAACTGAAGCATGAAAAAGGCCAGGAGAATGTATGCGTGGAGTGTGGCTTGGACTTCCCCACACTGGCTCAGCTTAAGAGGCACCTTACTGCCCATCGTGGCCCCACCCTCTACCG GTGTGCAGAGTGCCAGAAGACTTTCCAGTACCCGAGTCAGCTTCAGAACCACAtgatgaaacacaaagacatcaGACCGTACATCTGCAGTGAGTGTGGGATGGAGTTCATCCAGTCACACCACCTGAAACAGCACACGCTCACTCACAAA GGAGTGAAAGAGCATAAGTGTCGCATCTGTGGTCGTGAGTTCACCCTGTTGGCCAACATGAAGCGCCATGTCCTCATCCACACCAACGTACGGGCCTACCAGTGCCACATGTGCTTCAAGAGTTTTGTCCAAAAACAGACTCTGAAGGCTCACATGATCGTCCACTCGGACATCAAGCCCTATAAATGCAAG CTTTGTGGGAAGGAGTTCAACAGGATGCATAACCTAATGGGTCACATGCATCTCCACTCAGATAGCAAACCCTTCAAATGCCTCTACTGCCCAAGCAAGTTCACACTGAAGGGAAACCTCACCAGACACATGAAGGTCAAACACGGCGTCATGGACAGAGGGCTGGATGAAAGAT TGTTTAGGCAAAGGGGGCGATTCTGCCTGACCACTCAAATGGGTCTCCTCACCCACTTCAGCCAAGAGGAGCCGTTTGACCTTTCCCAGAAGCAGCCGGGCATGCCCAGCCTCCGTCTTTCCCAATCAGATGGTGAGAGTGTCCCAGGAAGCTCATgtcaggaggaggatgaagagagtTTGTATAGAAGGAGCCAGTACAGTCCTGAGGTGGATCAACATGAGCCAGCAGGCGAGGATCAGTACATCCCTGAGCTGGAGGATGGAGGACAGGGATCTCCTGAGGAACTAAGGCCAggggagaaacagaaacaaatgtacCAGCAAAGTTTAGATGATGAGACGTTTGAGAGGgagtcagcagcagagggacAATCGGTAGCTCCCAGAGATGACCAGGTGCACCTCTTACAGTCAGAGACATCCTATGAATCTGATTTAGAGCAAGGTGAGCAGGCGTACCACCATGAAACAGGCTGTAGACAGTCAGATGACTATGACTCTGATTCAGAGCTAGAAGATCATCATCAAGAGCTAGATGAGCCAGAtcaaagcaaacagcagctgcGTGGCTTTTATGAGGCAGCCATTGATatggcagagaggagacagaacagTTTGGAGACAGATGAAGTGGGTCACCgctcacacacaggtgaaattGTCAGTCcacaggatgaagaagaagacaatGAATGTGAAAAAGTAGGGGAAGAATGA
- the LOC121184574 gene encoding isotocin-neurophysin IT 1-like has product MTGAAVSVCLLFLLSLCSACYISNCPIGGKRSIMDAPLRKCMSCGPGDRGRCFGPSICCGEGLGCLLGSPETAHCVEENYLLTPCQAGGRPCGSEGGRCAASGLCCDAEGCTTDQSCLIEEEGDEQTGQFDSSDPGDIILRLLHLAGHTSPHRIHQ; this is encoded by the exons ATGACTGGAGCTGCCGTGTCCGTGTGCCTACTTTTTCTCCTGTCTCTATGTTCAGCTTGTTACATCTCCAACTGTCCTATCGGTGGGAAGAGGTCCATCATGGACGCACCACTGCGCAAG TGCATGTCCTGTGGACCCGGAGACAGGGGCCGCTGCTTCGGCCCCAGTATCTGCTGCGGGGAGGGCCTCGGCTGCCTGCTGGGCTCCCCAGAAACAGCTCACTGTGTGGAGGAAAACTACCTGCTCACCCCTTGCCAGGCAGGAGGGAGACCCTGTGGATCTGAGGGAGGTCGCTGTGCTGCTTCAGGACTGTGCTGTGATGCAG AGGGTTGTACCACAGACCAATCCTGCCTCATTGAAGAGGAAGGGGACGAACAAACTGGCCAATTCGACAGCAGCGACCCTGGTGACATCATCCTCAGGCTCCTGCATCTGGCTGGTCACACTTCTCCTCATCGAATCCACCAATGA